A region of the Lycium barbarum isolate Lr01 chromosome 1, ASM1917538v2, whole genome shotgun sequence genome:
ACCaagaggaggctcgtaccgagtgtgtagtggctctccatctacccgcaatccaaagaggaccttcacatcctgaagtgtaatcgtggcctcaccagtgcgaagatggaaggtatgtgtctctggcctccaccgctcaaccatggccgtgatgagcgcccagtcatgctgtacccgaccaacggacacgcaacggtagatgccgccccgaaacaatatctccaacacgcgagggtgtggggggtgctcgcgtaaaagagtctacgctctctgcagcctacggggacggagcctagtagatatccctatagtaccggcccataataactctgacctatgattgtcttgcaaagacaatactgatctatcagcgggccccgggtgaacagcgggccccgggtgatcatcgggccccggGTGAGCATCGGGGGTCGGGGGAACATCGGGCCcggggggaacattcggatccatgaaagagttgggtctgtacaaactaaattagtcattattcttgaaatgaaagataaattatattaactaattaataatttgtagggaatatgtgaattatgtaatattatatcttgtgaataatttaCATGGGATATATAGTAAATTTAATATGTTATggtaaggacacatatgtgaaggcaaagatttttaagttaattagttttgaattatgtgatggcaaagacttgttaagttaattagtttgggaatctatattcagcagtaatatttgtttggaactttattttgaatatgtgatatatttttagttgaccaaatagccaacacaactatgataaaattaaactaaaagagtatattcgtcgaccacatattttcctacaaactttacatttttttcgttagcttatgtatttatgaaaagaagaactttaactattctttttaggataatctttttttatttaacatatatattcacgcttttaaaattatatagattaacatttcataatcatttacaacttgtttggatggttgttacctattgtattatattatgttgttaatttaaatacaatgtttgctttgattgttactttaattttattgttatgtaacgacgaaaggtcctattttatgtaaccattgatttggtcctatacaatacgataaatgtcaaaacaatacataacaatcatccaaacaaagtgttaacaacataataattcattaccaatcaacttctttcaattcataaacaatatttaacaactaataaattcataattaatatttaacaaataatcaattaacaaaataataattcattaacaattcataaataattaacaaattaacaactcataaacatataacaaattaacaattcataaacatttaaaaaattaacaattcataaacatttaacaaataatgaattaaaccaaaaaaaaaaaatcggtacagtggcaaaagccactgcccagtccgaacaagaacaaaaaaaaaaatgatttttttttttggaaaatagcaaggattaaatgttaagcatgcttagaatataatgtatataacaaaataataacaaaagttcatagtagaaaaccttaatcgaagattttttgtagatttattttaatcgagttgtacgccgctttttcccaaaattcgaacttagaatcttgctccttgacttgaatataccgagaatctaaactttccggatgaaatttaagagaaaatgacgtttttgaatgtggggaccacctcggtttcccctccaatggcgtttcaacttttttttttttaccactggagggaccagtggtggaacccgatgggtTTTATGGTGGAGTCctatagcgcaatattttactgctatataggtgagagaaatatttctatagcacagtaaaatactgcgctatagcacttaacggctccgtctccgtgaagtgctttagcgcaataaattagtgcgctaaaggtacttttataacattttttttttattgggatattttggtttaaaatggtttttttttgacatttttggtTGCGGACTCGGAATTCTTGGCCAATAGATTCACTTGCACGGAATTCAGATACCCattgtttttttcatttttttattcttcCTTTGTTTTTACACTTCACTCCTGACCTCACTAATCCTTCTTTACAACCACTTCTATTCAGTTACCATTTCTCCAAACTCTATAAATCAATTAAGAAAAATGgactctacaacaacaacaagaaggcCTTGTTTTCTTGACAAAAATTATGGCCTTGCCTCTCTAGCTGAAATCGAAACTGGATTTTCAGCAAATAATCATCACAATCACAACCCATTAATTTCTAGGCCTCTTTATTTAAAAAGGATGAGTCGATTTGAAGAAAAACAACCCCATTTCTTGGAAGCTTGTTTTCTTTGCAAGAAACCACTTGGTCATAACAGAGACATCTTCATGTACAGGTAATTAGTTTTTGTCCTTCAttacttatttttcaaatttcaaatttcaaattcaagTACTTGTTACTTGTCTTTTTTGGAGGGGAGGAATTCCCTAAAATCCCACTAACTTCTTATATTTTAGTCTGAAAGATCTTAACTTTCGTTCAATACTGATAGTTGATTAGGCACATTGAATGGGGTCCAATAAAAAAGTTCAATTTTTTAACtatagaattaaaaaaaaaaaaaagttcattttcTTATATTAAGTATGAACTAGTAAAAAAGTGCAAGAGTTTGATAGTTgttttattttatgatgaagaGGGGACATTCCATTCTGTAGTGAAGAGTGCAGGCAAGAACAGATAGAAGTGGATGAAGCCAAGGAGCAAAACTTCAATCTTTCAGCTTCTATGAAGGCTTTGAGAAAAAAGGACCAGACAAAGTCCACTACCTCTTCTAATAAAACTACACAAGACTACCCTTTATGCAGAGGCCCTGTTGCTGCAGCTTGAATGAATAAAAATTATACTATGAGGAAGTTGAATAATTTTCATTCCATCTATTAACTGCAGGGCAACAAAGAAAGTAAGAATAATAAAAAGGGGAAACTAATATTGCCAAGTAAATTCAAAGTGAGATAGAGGGGAATGGAGAAGAGATGTTAAAGTGAAACCTAAAGGGATCACTGTAGATGAGATGAAGAAGCAGAAAAATGCTTCTTTTAAAGAAGGTATATGAGGGAAGATTGGACCTGTCCCTTTGCTGTTTATTTTGTGTGATTATAAAAGTAATGGCTACACTTTTGGTGGTATGCCAAAGTATTTTGGTACCACTTTTTATGGTTTCCTCTCTCTTGAGcagagggtctttcggaaacagccgccctacctttcaaggtgggggttagatctgcgtacactctaccctcctcagacctcaCATGTGgaattatactgggcttgttgttgttgtttttatggCTTCCTCAGCTGTTTTCATGATGGAAAAAGAGGTGCAATGATAGGAATTTCTACTTTTTCCACAACTGGCTGTCCACTATCATTTTGGTTCTATTCTATCTTCAATTCTGTCTTGATGTATAACAGCCAGGTGCGGGATTCAGTAACTTTTGATCTAAATTTTGTATATATGTAATAAAGTTAAGATATTTAttacatatatacaaaaaataaattaaaactcgATTACTAGCATAATTTAGAAATcttatacaaaaaataaatttaaaactcGATCACTAGCATAATTTAGAATTCATAAGATTTATATCATGAGGATCTGGAGGAGGCTTTTAGACCAAAGCAACTTCATGTTTTTAAGTCAAATGAGTGAAGAATATTAATTAAGACAACCACAACATATCGTGACAATAGGTTTTAGATGTATGGACCAAGTGCGGGTATTCATATTTTTGTTTTTGGTACAACTCGAATAGAAGTAGTGTAACTTAACTTCGATCTTTTGAAATTGATGTATAAGTCCTTTTGAGCCATGGATGAAAATTGTGAGATAATTTCCGGTAAGCTAGGGGGAAAGTGACTTGAGCAGTTTCTCCAAGCAGTAGATTAGATTATTCAAGAGAATTGATATTTGATGTTTTCTACAAAAAATGAATCAATAATGTTGGATTAACAATTATTGACTTTTTCTCCAATCATTTACATAATGTATCACCAATTGCTtggattattattttatttggagaTTCAGTTGAATATAATTGAGTTCAATATCTTGTTCGACAATGCCAATTTTGATAAATGGCTGAATCCAATTTGGTAAAGGCAGGATTAGGGACAAGAATCAAAGTATGTTGCATGCCACAGCTATGAGTCAAAACTTATGACTTAAAATACTTTTCTGATCCTTTTTACCTGAGTTGATGAGATCAACAATCATATAAATTTTACATATACAAAACATAATTTTTCGTCATTCGATTGATCGTAGACAATTTTTATGAGCACAGGTGAAGACCTGAAGTCCTACTACATGACATTAATTTTGAGGCCTCCTTTGCCGTCTTGGGTAATTTATGAGACGTGTGATATGAGTTATGACTTCACGTGCCATAAATTATCCAAGGCAGCAAAGAAGTCCACAGGATTATACAAATTACACTAGGTAGCTGCATGTGACCGATCATTGTTTAAAACTTAGTTTTCACAAGTTTTAGACACTAAGAAACGAAACTGAAttactttccatttttttttctatcttTTAATTTGTCTTTTATTTGGAGAATTAGAAAAGTAATCCAAAATCAAATGTATATAATTATCCATTTGCAGAATGGTAAGAGAATAGAAGACAGGTGCCCGATTACTGGAGACAGACCATTAATACCAGGTAGAACTAAATATTAATTACTTCATTGTTCTAAAAGAAACAAATAACACAAGTACAGAATGAAACTGATGCAGCTTGTAATACATTTGAATTGGGAAATTAAAGAGACCTGAAATAAGCTTAGCTCCTTGGCACGTTCTTTTCATAATTACTGTTGTTGATCAGGAGTAGCAAACTGGAGAAGATGCTTATCATTCTCAAAGATAGACATTTCTTTTTCAGTCAAGTGAACAGACACATGTATTCCTCCATCATGAGTATTCATCAACGCAAAATACTTGCTTATCGAATGTCCTCCTAAGCGTGCTCTACTTGGCTTACCCCATCCAAAATCTAATTCTTGAAAAGGGTACTTACATAGACTAGTTGAAATATACACATCACAATCCCTTTGGTGGAATGTCCCTTTTCCCGTACTATATGCATTTAGTATCTCGGAAACCCACTCATTATGTTCGTTGTTACGCGTAGTACTACAATTATTTTTGGACTTTCTTATATCAGCAACTATTTTTGCCAACCCGAGGTCTCCTTTATGAATTGGTGTGGAGAAGACGGTTAGAATATTCCCAATGGAGGTTGGCGGTAGTGGAGGTGAAGTACTTTCTCGAATATTCATATACTGGACCAACTGATGAGGGTTGGCTGAAGAAGCCGCGTTAGCAGCACATTTGTAAACAAGTGCATTGACAACCTCGTTCCTCGTGGGATATTGTATTGCCTCAGATTCAACTAAGGCTTGGAGGGCACTTAGCTTCGAGGCAGAAAAATCAAAAGTCTTCTCTACACATTCTTGTTTTATTTTACTCACCGGGGAAACAAGAGGACCGTAATCTGATGGTGAAGGTATTATAGAATCCTGGACAAAGTATGGAGATAATAGGATATGGTTGGGATCGCGTGTTAACGCCGCCCAGTCCCTTAGAACCAGTAGACACTACATCCATCTCCCACCTTGTGTGACAAGCAAACACTGATTGCTATTCCTCAGCACTCAAAATGGCTAAGTTGGGCTGTGGCTAAAGCCCAACTAGGATGGACCAAACAGTCACGGGCCCAAGGTACACCTTGTGGAAATGTGGCTATATCCTTAATACTTgaatatgagtgatgaagaactTCATCCATGGGAGAACTAACTTGAACTTCTAAAAATTCAGCTCCATTATCATTACATTCCACAGTGGCATTATTTTTTAGGCGTTCTGCCCATGGATAGTAAGAAACTAAAGTTTTTAAGAAAGAGATCTCTAGAATTTCAGATAAATTTTTAGGTCCATTCGGAATGGTATCTACTTGATGTTTGGGGTAGAATAATACCAAGGGTCCTGATTCCATCGCCATTTTCCCAATGACCCTCTTTGGTTTCTTATTTCTTTGCCTAAGTAGTTATACTAGCTAGCTATTTATAAACAGACGAGCCTAAAACTACACTTACTGTAAGAATGGCTGAATGAAAAGAGCAAATTATATTTTGAGTACCAATAGTTGAATTGTCTGACGACACATGCATGCGGACTTTTTAAATGATACTATATGCAATATGATGCCACAAAAAGAGAGTAGTGATGATGCAATATGAATATATGATGACCACTTTTGTTGTTTCGATCTGTACTAGGTAcagtaataataaaataaaataaaatgacagGATGCAATCATACAATTAATTTATTGTACTAAATTTGTCATATTTTTGGATAAGGATATATATAAACTAAATTTGTGAACTAGTATGATATATCCAACACATCTGATGAGGTGCCCCCAAACAACACGGTACACAATAAAGAAAGCCTAAAGAAGAAGAAATTTGTATTgattaagttatatttaagactAAACTTGATTGATTAAATATATAAAGTATACTAATATGTTTTTCTGTCTACCTCAGCAATATAATTTTGTTACTATAAAACAGTGGTGGGTCTACTTTATTGGGATGACAATTAATTAAATAGGTCATTAGGTAATGGGAGAGTTTAAAAAGGTGGGTGATAGGTGAGTTCGATTTTTCAAAATAATATCTGTGTATATTTTAGATTGGAAAGTTAGTAGTGGGGTGTTGGGctgttattttataaaatttatatcatattaTTCTTttggatatttattttttataatcaaAGTAGATTTTTTGAAACCGTCTCATCATCTCGGTTTCTCTTCagtatcggtacggttcggttaatttttgaaattaaaaaaaaagaagtaaaagacACTAATAAAAGATAGAACACGCTACTATGTATACTTGTGTAGGACTTTGGCAAAAATCCTCTAGACATTTTTACTGACTTAAAAGATGATGAATTAAGAAAACATGAAAGACAACAAGAATAGAGATTCATCCTACTATATTTTACGATAATGTAAAATAatgttaaacaaaaaatataatttagatCACACTAGCGGAAAGAAATCAATCATGATGATCCTAAAAAACTGAGTCTACTAAGAATATAAGTATATATCCAATAAGAGAATTTTAAATTATATAAGAATAAAGATATCTACTAACTTCAGAAATTTTTTATGATGGGTGAGGCTTCCTATTGAAATTTTTTATGGTGGGTGAggcatgtcatgtcatatttgTGTGAGGATTTCATTAATTAACAAGTGTACATTTTGGATCCCGCTCCATATTACTTCTCCTTCTctgataagattcaacctaaggaaactctaagaattcaaaaacaacaaaagaaataaaaaggaaCTTGGGGAAATTGAAAATGAGAAGATAAAAGGATATCTAGACCCAAAGGATAGTAAATCTATGGACAAAATTGGGTATATCAAACCCAATCCCTTCCAATTTGCTTCAACCCTAAGAACCTAAGCAATTTGAACTCAAGGAAGGACTCAAATGATTCCACAAATGAGTAACCTAATATGAATTCAATGGAATTTGCAATTCAATGCACAACTAAGAAATTACACTTAGTCAATAatcaaccaaacaaactatctattaactaaatctctcaaaatataagttCACACAATATCcaagctaagtcttccaaatggattaaaagaactatttatactaatgcctattacaccaaaaggccctaaagtggctcttttcCAAAAATACCCAtatgggtcttcaattgcatccaaagctTCATAACTTGCGattatgacctccaattgtcattctaaccccataacttgcaagtatgacctccaattgcaatcttagccccatagttgcacttttagccattttgcgcttctagccactttgcaactcttccaatgccaactcccaaacattgtaaatccgcgaagtcttctctccaatctcctctaGGGCATCTTTCttcatgaacaaggcttgcaactcttgaatttctcttgcttgacttccagtgaaaggccttgtgcttgttgggttcatatcatcctccccttcttggagaAGCTTCCTCCTTGAATCTAAGGGCATACCTACAACACAAGAGGAAACATCACTCACATTGAAAACATTATGAACATTATACTCACTTGGCAAGTCGATCTTGTAGGCATTGTCATTGATCTTTTCAAGCACTTTGAATGGTCCATCTCCCCTTGGGCTCAATTTCCCTTTTCGCATTTGCGGGAGCCTTTCTTTTCGGAAGtgaacccaaacccaatcatcggGTTAGAAGTCCACCTTTCTTCTCCCATGATTTTGTCTCTTGGCTACCTTGGTGTTGACCTTGTCAATGCTCTCCTTTACCTTGGCATGGATTTTCATCATTTCGGCCGCCCTTTGCTTCGCATCTAAactcacaacaacatcactagcCAAAGGGGTTAAGGTTAAATGAATAAAACGATTAAAGCCATAACATACTTCAAATGGAGTCATGCCAATAGAGGAATGGAGGAACCGATTGTAAGCAAACTTAATCAAAGGTAAACGGTCCTCCCAAGAAGTGGGCTTTCCTCTAATCATACATCTAAGCATACTCCCTAGGGTCATATTCActacttcggtttggccatccgTTTGAGGGTGGCAAGAAGTAGAGAACATGAGCTTGGCACCAAGTGTATCCCAAAGACTCTTCCAAAAGTGATTAAGAAACTTAgaatccctatcactaacaatagtgcgGGGAACTCCATGCAACTTAAGAACATGATTCACAAACAGGGATGCTACATGAGAcgcatcatcacatttatggcatggtataaaatgagacattttTGAGAACCTATCTATCACAACAAAAATGCTATCATGACCCATTTTGGTTCTTGGAAgccccaacacaaaatccatagaaatatctATCCAAGGACCAATAGGGGTAGGAAGGGAAGTATACATACCTTGGGGCTGAGTCTTGGACTTGGCTCGTTTGCATTCCAAACATTGACCACATAGTTTTTCAACATCATGTCGCATCTTAGGCCAATAGAATTGCTCACCCAAAATATCAAGTGTCTTGGCCACTCCAAAATGGCCCATCATTCCACCACTATGTGCTTCCTT
Encoded here:
- the LOC132615257 gene encoding acyltransferase Pun1-like, which translates into the protein MRKGKLSPRGDGPFKVLEKINDNAYKIDLPSEYNVHNVFNVSDVSSCVVVSYYPWAERLKNNATVECNDNGAEFLEVQDSIIPSPSDYGPLVSPVSKIKQECVEKTFDFSASKLSALQALVESEAIQYPTRNEVVNALVYKCAANAASSANPHQLVQYMNIRESTSPPLPPTSIGNILTVFSTPIHKGDLGLAKIVADIRKSKNNCSTTRNNEHNEWVSEILNAYSTGKGTFHQRDCDVYISTSLCKYPFQELDFGWGKPSRARLGGHSISKYFALMNTHDGGIHVSVHLTEKEMSIFENDKHLLQFATPDQQQ
- the LOC132640725 gene encoding FCS-Like Zinc finger 2-like, which encodes MDSTTTTRRPCFLDKNYGLASLAEIETGFSANNHHNHNPLISRPLYLKRMSRFEEKQPHFLEACFLCKKPLGHNRDIFMYRGDIPFCSEECRQEQIEVDEAKEQNFNLSASMKALRKKDQTKSTTSSNKTTQDYPLCRGPVAAA